One part of the Pseudopipra pipra isolate bDixPip1 chromosome 3, bDixPip1.hap1, whole genome shotgun sequence genome encodes these proteins:
- the LOC135410746 gene encoding activator of 90 kDa heat shock protein ATPase homolog 2-like, translating to MAKWGQGDPRWIVEERADATNVNNWHWTERDATSWSKRKLKEVLEGLVVEGEAGRCEIGDLKHVEGEASCNSRKGKLIFFYEWNLRLSWKGTVKESGEKHKGSVEIPNLSEENEVDDTEINVSKKKGEGDVLKDLMRTEGTTKVREALRDYLKALKTEFTLGMILPTKAPVGQELPTERKPSGDTVQDSVSPQSLDTVGVKIPTVRILMREMFNSPADELYSIFTTKELVQKFSKCPAVIEAEKGGKLQMFEGCVSGEYTELVPSQRIVLKWRCRSWPDEHYATVALTFQDVGAQTELQLECKGVPVSAEESTRQCWKKQYFEEIHLLLQQSQDSME from the exons ATGGCCAAGTGGGGCCAGGGGGATCCCCGCTGGATCGTGGAGGAGCGCGCGGACGCCACCAACGTGAACAACTGGCACTG GACGGAGCGGGACGCGACCAGCTGGTCCAAGAGGAAGCTgaaggaggtgctggaggggCTGGTGGTGGAGGGCGAGGCCGGGCGGTGCGAGATCGGCGACCTCAAACACGTGGAGGGCGAGGCGTCCTGCAACAGCCGCAAGGGGAAACTCATCTTCTTCTACGAGTGGAACCTGCGCCTCAGCTGGAAGG GTACAGTGAAAGAGTCTGGTGAGAAACATAAGGGATCTGTTGAAATTCCTAACCTGTCAGAAGAAAATGAGGTAGATGATACAGAG atAAATGTCAGCAAGAAGAAAGGGGAAGGTGACGTTCTGAAGGACCTGATGAGAACTGAAGGAACCACAAAAGTCAGAGAGGCCCTGAGAGATTACCTGAAAGCACTTAAAACAG agTTTACCTTGGGAATGATTCTGCCAACAAAAGCCCCTGTTGGTCAGGAGCTGCCCACGGAGCGAAAACCAAGTGGGGACACCGTGCAA gaCTCTGTTTCACCACAGTCTCTGGATACAGTTGGAGTAAAAATTCCAACAGTGAGGATACTTATGAGGGAAATGTTCAACTCTCCAGCTGATGAACTTTACAGCATCTTCACCACAAAGGAA TTAGTACAGAAGTTTTCCAAGTGCCCAGCTGTGATTGAAGCAGAGAAAGGAGGCAAACTCCAGATGTTTGAGGGCTGTGTCAGCGGGGAATACACAGAACTG gTCCCAAGCCAAAGAATTGTCCTCAAGTGGCGGTGTAGGAGTTGGCCTGATG AACATTATGCAACAGTTGCCTTGACCTTCCAGGACGTGGGGGCTCAGAcggagctgcagctggaatgCAAAGGAGTTCCCGTCTCCGCCGAGGAGAGCACCAGGCAATGCTGGAAGAAgcaatattttgaagaaatacaTCTTTTACTGCAGCAGTCCCAAGACAGCATGGAATGA